In Salvelinus namaycush isolate Seneca chromosome 17, SaNama_1.0, whole genome shotgun sequence, one genomic interval encodes:
- the LOC120062057 gene encoding stimulator of interferon genes protein-like, with product MQQLGGEECLVPQPRGSLPKACAIGLASVVTAAILVWEPEGFFRHVSAAILILTVGPLLHGVFLLSEECLHHATTRYRGRRLGQMVTACVGVCTLLGVGLAVLLFILTKPQPWRDQWSMVILACVLYPLLKTLGVLGPSEVEVSEICETRKMNVAHGLAWSFHLGYLNLVLPRLEGSITAFRASHNAGSFETRGSRKLLILLPLNANITHTLEDEDTNIHFHDNLPDTEIDRAGVRGRVYKHSVYTVLDKDRQAHHCVVEYATPLLTLYKMSQESSAGFGEKDRREQVLLFYRTLQDILDRSLECRNRYRLILLNDEHEDDPHYLSNSILKNLDQQEKEEFYVPPFIPQPEVDHPFYALPIIDNWRRAEPMSRVPTIMISHDMPRTLREPVENSEDLSP from the exons ATGCAGCAATTGGGAGGGGAGGAGTGTCTGGTCCCTCAGCCTCGTGGGAGTTTACCCAAAGCCTGTGCGATAGGATTGGCTTCTGTGGTGACGGCGGCTATCTTGGTTTGGGAGCCTGAGGGCTTCTTCAGACACGTTTCCGCAGCAATACTCATCCTGACTGTGGGGCCCTTGCTACACGGAGTGTTTCTTCTCTCAGAGGAATGTCTTCATCATGCAACTACCAG GTACCGTGGTCGGAGGCTGGGTCAGATGGTGACAGCCTGTGTGGGTGTATGTACCCTCCTGGGTGTGGGGTTGGCAGTGCTGCTGTTTATCTTGACCAAGCCCCAGCCCTGGAGGGACCAGTGGAGCATGGTTATCCTGGCCTGTGTCCTCTACCCTCTACTCAAAACCCTGGGAGTACTG GGTCCGTCTGAGGTGGAGGTGTCAGAGATCTGTGAGACGAGAAAGATGAACGTGGCTCATGGCCTGGCTTGGTCTTTCCACCTGGGCTACCTCAACCTGGTTCTGCCTC GGTTGGAGGGTTCTATCACAGCGTTCCGTGCTTCACATAATGCAGGTTCGTTTGAGACCAGGGGTTCCAGAAAGCTCCTCATTCTCCTCCCTCTCAACGCAAACATTACTCACACGCTGGAGGACGAGGACACCAACATCCATTTCCATGACAACCTCCCTGACACAGAGATCGACAGGGCAGGTGTCAGGGGGCGTGTCTACAAGCACAGTGTCTACACCGTATTGGACAAGGACAGACAG gccCATCACTGTGTTGTGGAGTATGCCACCCCTCTGCTGACCCTGTATAAGATGTCTCAGGAGAGCAGTGCAGGGTTTGGGGAGAAGGACAGGAGAGAGCAGGTGCTGCTGTTCTACAGGACTCTACAGGACATACTGGACCGCTCACTGGAGTGCAGGAACCGCTACCGACTCATCCTCCTCAACG ATGAACATGAGGATGACCCTCACTACCTGTCCAACTCCATTCTGAAGAACCTGGATCAGCAGGAGAAAGAAGAGTTCTATGTTCCCCCTTTCATCCCTCAGCCTGAGGTGGACCACCCATTCTATGCCCTGCCCATCATAGACAACTGGCGCCGAGCTGAGCCAATGAGCAGGGTGCCTACGATCATGATCAGTCATGACATGCCACGTACGCTCAGGGAACCGGTTGAGAATTCGGAAGACCTTTCTCCATGA
- the si:ch211-39i2.2 gene encoding DNA damage-inducible transcript 4-like protein, whose product MVYTPALVLGHGMLIMSEEDRVVERKFLYQITSSDKKDTRRGSLESCEFIKERNSSSVDSEMTLDCEERILQQDMIRQIESCLSEAKESNLRCRVLLLPRPLTAKVARDVVRSSVGEPCGLRGAFIQVYLETKQGLQLQTLGTISPDPTVTPTFELSVVFKLDKDGWPPLKHIFVTDKLLKLRPQYRLVKKKLYSSASPVIHEFC is encoded by the exons ATGGTCTATACCCCGGCTTTGGTCCTCGGACACGGAATGCTCATTATGTCTGAAGAGGATAGAGTAGTCGAGCGAAAGTTTCTATATCAAATCACATCGAGCGACAAAAAAGATACGCGTCGGGGCAGCCTTGAAAGTTGCGAATTCATCAAGGAAAGGAACTCCTCAA GTGTGGACTCTGAAATGACTCTTGACTGTGAGGAGAGAATACTCCAGCAGGACATGATCAGGCAGATCGAGAGTTGTCTCTCTGAAGCTAAAGAATCGAATCTGCGCTGCCGAGTGCTGCTGCTTCCCCGCCCGCTGACCGCAAAGGTTGCCCGGGACGTGGTGCGTTCCTCAGTTGGAGAACCGTGTGGGCTCCGCGGGGCCTTCATACAGGTATATTTGGAGACAAAACAGGGCCTTCAGCTGCAGACGCTGGGCACTATATCGCCCGACCCGACCGTCACTCCTACCTTCGAGCTGTCCGTAGTGTTCAAGCTGGACAAAGACGGTTGGCCTCCTCTCAAGCACATATTCGTTACCGACAAGTTGTTGAAACTACGACCCCAATACCGGCTGGTCAAGAAGAAATTGTATTCCTCCGCGAGCCCTGTCATACACGAGTTTTGCTGA